Genomic window (Rhizobium sp. NLR16a):
CCAGATCTTCCAGCGTCACATAGGTGCTGGTGCCTGTATTGTACAGGCGGCGATTGGCGTATTTCTTGATGACAATCTGACCCTCATGCTTCGCCATATCAGTCTCCTGAACCCCCGTCTGATTTATGGATCTTCCTCCACTTCAGACTGTAAACGCAAAAGAAGGCTGGTGACAATCTCTTTGTGCGTTGCGGCAAACCTTTAGCAGATCAAACGAATCGGCGTTGACTGCTGCCGCCGAAAATGGCGGCGGCCGGTCTTCCCGTTTGACTTGTGCTCAAAGCTTTGCCAGTTTCCCCTTATGTAAGTGGGACGAAAAACGAGGAGCCTCCCCATGAGCAATTCATCCGTCGTCATCGCCAGCGCAGGTCGGACAGCCGTCGGCTCGTTCAACGGCGCTTTTGCAACGGTCCCCGCGCATGAACTCGGCGCGGCCGTCATCAAGGGGGCGCTCGCGCGCGCCGGCGTCGATGCCGGCGAGGTGGATGAGGTGATCCTCGGCCAGGTGCTGGCCGCGGGCGAAGGCCAGAACCCGGCCCGCCAGGCGGCGATCAAGGCCGGCCTTCCGAAGGAAACGACGGCCTGGGGCGTCAACCAGCTCTGCGGCTCGGGCCTGCGCGCAGTCGCGCTCGGCATGCAGCAGATTGCCACCGGCGACGCCAGGATCATCGTTGCCGGCGGCCAGGAATCCATGTCGATGGCGCCGCATGCCGCGCATTTGCGCAGCGGCACGAAGATGGGCGACATGAAGATGGTCGACACGATGATCAAGGACGGCCTCACCGACGCTTTTCACGGCTACCATATGGGCATCACCGCCGAGAACGTCGCACGGCAGTGGCAGCTGTCGCGCGACGACCAGGATCAGTTCGCCGTCGCCTCGCAGAACAAGGCAGAGGCGGCTCAGAAGGCCGGCCGCTTCACCGACGAGATCATTCCCTACATCATCCAGACACGGAAGGGCGACGTGACCGTCGATTCCGACGAATATATCCGCCACGGCGCGACGCTCGAGGCGATGGGCAAGCTTCGCCCCGCCTTCGACAAGGAAGGCACGGTTACCGCCGCCAATGCCTCCGGCCTCAACGACGGCGCTGCCGCCGCCGTGCTGATGAGTGAGGCGGAAGCGACCCGGCGCGGCATTCAGCCGCTTGCCCGCATCGTTTCCTGGGCAACGGCCGGCGTCGATCCGTCGATCATGGGCACCGGTCCGATCCCCGCGTCGCGCAAGGCGCTCGAAAAGGCCGGCTGGTCTGTGAACGATCTCGATCTCGTGGAGGCCAACGAGGCCTTCGCGGCACAGGCTTGCGCTGTCAGCAAGGATCTCGGCTGGGATCCGTCGATCGTCAACGTCAATGGCGGGGCGATTGCGATCGGCCATCCGATCGGCGCCTCCGGGGCGCGCATTCTCAACACGCTGCTGTTCGAGATGAAGCGCCGCGGCGCGAAGAAGGGCCTCGCCACGCTTTGCATCGGCGGCGGCATGGGCGTCGCCATGTGCTTTGAAGCACTTTAAATAGCATGCAATCCGTCATTGATTGAAATGCCGCCACGAGCGGGCGAAAACACAGAGGGGGAGCGGAACATGAGCAGAGTGGCTCTGGTCACCGGAGGTACACGCGGCATCGGCGCAGCGATATCCATGGCGCTGAAAAATGCCGGCTACAGGGTTGCGGCCACTTACGCCGGCAATGACGAGAAGGCTCATGCCTTCCACGACGTCACCGGTGTTGCGGTATTCAAATGGGATGTTTCGGACTACGCTGCCTGCGGTGAAGGGATCACCAAGGTCGAACGCGAGATCGGGCCGGTCGAGATCCTCGTCAACAATGCCGGCATTACCCGCGACGCAATGTTCCACAAGATGACGCCGCAGCAGTGGCACGAGGTGATCAACACCAACCTGACCGGTCTGTTCAACATGACGCATCAGGTCTGGAGCGGCATGCGCGACCGCGGCTTCGGCCGCATCGTCAATATCTCGTCGATCAACGGCCAGAAGGGCCAGATGGGCCAGGCGAACTATTCGGCGGCCAAGGCCGGCGATCTCGGCTTTACCAAGGCGCTTGCCCAGGAAGGGGCTGCGAAAAACATCACCGTCAATGCCATCTGCCCCGGTTATATCGGAACGGAAATGGTGCTTGCCGTGCCGGAGAAGGTACTGAATGAACGCATCATTCCGCAGATCCCGGTCGGCCGTCTCGGCGAGCCCGAAGAGATTGCCCGCTGCGTTACCTTCCTCGTCTCCGACGATGCTGGTTTCATCACCGGTTCGACGCTGACGGCCAATGGCGGGCAATTCTTCGTTTAAGATAGGACGAACGTGTGTCGATTTGCAAAGGCGCGTTGCAGAACGCGCCTTTGCTTTTGTTCGGGAGGGCAGAAGCGGTTGCCGGTGTTCCGGTCTCGATCAACCCGAATCATGGCCGGCATTCGCTGCCGCGAGCGATCTCCGCTACCAAGACAAGAGATGAGACCGCGGTTGTCAGGAAAGCCGCGGCGACGAGAATGACGACGGTGGAATTGTCGGGCGATGGCGCCTGCCCTGCGCGTACGAGGTAAATATGCGGCTAGCTAATGGGCGTTGGTGGATTTGACTTTCATGACCGATCAACGTCACGTTGACGGACGTGTCGGCAAAGAAAAACGGGCGCAGAAGCGCCCGTTGGGAGTCCGATATGTGATGCGATCAGTAACGGCAACGCGCCTCGTAGCGGCGGCCGTAGCGATCGCGATAGATGCAGTAGCCGCGGCGTTCGACCGACTGGCCGATGAGAGCGCCGGTCAGGCCGCCGGCAACGGCGCCGACTGCGGCACCGCCCCAGCTGTTGGTGACGGCACCGCCGATGACTGCACCGGTGCCGGCGCCGATCGCCGTGCCCTGCTCGGTCGCGGTGCAGGATGCGAGAGCGCCCACGAGCGCGCCGATAAGAACAATCTTCTTCATCATGTCGTAACTCCCCAGGTTAGTCGGGCTTTAGATGCGGCCCATTAGTACAAGGATAATGATAATGACCAGAACTAGCCCCAAACCGCCGGAAGGTCCATAGCCCCAGCCACGGCTATAACCCCAGTTCGGCAGGGCTCCGATCAGGAGCAGAATGAGGATAACGAGAAGTATCGTGCCAAGCATGGTGTTTTTCCTTCATTTCATCTGCAATCTGAATGGACAAGAAACACGCATTGGCGATTTTTGTTCCCGGTTGGGCGCGCGAATTAGGATGCGACGCGATTCATGGTTTGTGATCCGTCACCCCTGACAAATCGCCCGTATGGTTAAAAAGACATTGAAATACAACATGTTGCGGCGAACAAAGCAGGAAGATCACGATGTCTCCGATTCGTCGGTGATTCGTTCCGTTTTTGATCGGTCCGACGGGCAAGCGGGTCAGGCTTAAGGCTGTGTGAATTTGCTCGCCGGAAGATTAACACCGACGTGACGAGATCTTGCCGCCTGCCCCGCATCTAGCGGGCGGAACATGACGACGCCACCAGATATGGCCGTGAACGAAAGGGGAAAGCAGAGCAGTCGGCGATTCGTCGCCGATTCGTTCCGGATTTGATCGAGACGTTAATTTCGGCGGATTTTTCCCTTGGCAAAAAGCGAATGACAGACCTCCGGCAGGGTCACAAAATGCGAACCGGAGAGAGTCCCGCGATTCAGCATTTAGTAGGAAAAAGTGATTCAAAATCAATACTTAGCCGTGAACAAAAGCTGAATCAGCAGGAGTCAGCGATTCGTCTCTGATTCGTTCTCACGCTGTTCCGAATCGGAAATGCGGACCGTCCGGACGACTCGCAAAAGTCGCAATCCCCGACGCATTTTGAAATCTGCCCTTGCGTTTGCGGCAGTAGCTGTCCATGTGTTCTGTGCCTCCATCGAGATGGCAAAACTTTTCCCGGGGCGCGCCTGCCTCACTTGCATGGACCATGACTCTGACTTCGCAGCCGATGATTCTCAGCGGGCGCGGTGTGACCGCGGTGCTTGGACCAACCAATACCGGCAAGACCCATTATGCCATCGAGCGCATGGTCGCACATGGGACCGGCGTGATTGGCCTGCCACTCAGGCTTTTGGCCCGCGAGGTCTATACGCGGGTGGTGGAGAAGGTCGGCTTGCAGAACGTGGCTCTGGTCACGGGCGAAGAAAAGATTTCGCCGCCCAATGCGCGTTTTTCCGTTTGCACGGTCGAGGCGATGCCGCGGGAGACCAAAGCCGCCTTTGTCGCGATCGACGAGGTCCAGCTCGCCGGCGATCTCGAGCGTGGCCATATCTTCACCGACCGTATCCTGCACCTTCGCGGCCGGGATGAGACGCTGCTTCTGGGCGCGGGGACAATGCGGCCGATCCTGCAGCAGATCCTGCCCGGCGTCACGATCGTCGAGCGGCCACGGCTTTCGCATCTCCTTTACGCCGGGCAGAAGAAGATCACCCGGCTGCCGCAGCGCTCGGCCATCGTCGCCTTTTCCGCCGATGAGGTCTATGCCATCGCCGAGCTCATCCGCCGGCAGCGCGGCGGCGCGGCGGTCGTGCTGGGGGCGCTGAGCCCGCGCACCCGCAATGCGCAGGTCGCGCTCTATCAGGCGGGCGACGTCGAATATCTGGTGGCGACCGATGCGATCGGCATGGGCCTCAACCTCGACGTCGATCACGTCGCCTTCGCCCAGGACCGGAAATTCGACGGCTACCAGTTCCGCAACCTCAATCCGGCCGAGCTCGGCCAGATCGCCGGCCGCGCCGGGCGGCACGTGCGGGACGGCACCTTCGGTGTCACCGGCCAAGTCTCGCCCTTCGACGAGGAAGTGGTGCAGCGCATCGAGGGACATGAATTCGACAACGTCAAGGTTCTGCAGTGGCGCACGACGGAGATGGATTTCTCCTCAATTCAGTCGCTGCGCGCCAGCCTGGAGGCCGGGCCGCGCGTGCCCGGGCTGACGCGGGCGCTGCCGGCGGTCGATCAGCAGGCGCTCGAGCAGCTTTCGCGCTATCCCGAAGTGATCGACCTCGCCGACAGGCCGGCCCGCGTCGAAAAACTCTGGGAGGCTTGCGCGCTGCCCGACTACCGGCGTATCACTCCGGCCCAACATGCCGATCTTATTTCGACCCTCTTTTCCGATCTCGTGCGCTATGGCACGGTGAACGAGCAGTTTCTTGCGGAGCAGGTTCATCGCTCGGATCGAACTGATGGGGAAATTGACACGCTTTCGGCGCGAATCGCGCAGATAAGGACCTGGACCTACGTTTCGAATCGGCCCGGCTGGCTTGCCGATCCGACACATTGGCAGGAAAAGACGCGGGAAATCGAAGATCGATTGTCCGATGCGTTACATGAAAGGTTGACGAAACGCTTTGTTGATCGCAGGACATCTGTGCTCATGAAGCGCCTGAGAGAGAATGCGATGCTGGAAGCTGAAATCAGTGTGAATGGCGATGTCTTCGTTGAAGGACATCATGTAGGGCAGTTGAGCGGATTCCGTTTCACCCCGGTGGGGGGAACGGATGGACCGGATGCCAAGGCGGTTCAGGCTGCGTCGCAGAAGGCGCTCGCGCTCGAGTTCGAGGCCCGTGCGGCCCGGCTGCATGCCGCGGGCAATAGCGATCTGGCGATCGGTTCGGATGGCTTGATCCGTTGGCTCGGCGATCCCGTGGCGCGGCTTTCCGGCAGCGATCACGTCATGCGGCCGCGCGTGATCCTGCTCGCCGACGAGCAGTTGACGGGCAATGCCCGCGATCACGTCGCCGCCCGTATCGAACGTTTCGTCAATCATCACATCAGCACGGTATTGAAACCGCTCGATGATCTGTCGCGCGCCGAGGATCTGCAGGGCCTCGCCAAGGGACTTGCCTTCCAGCTGGTCGAAAATCTCGGCGTGCTCTTCCGCCGCGACGTCACCGAAGAGGTGAAGTCGCTGGATCAGGAGGCTCGCGCCTCCATGCGCCGCTACGGCGTGCGTTTCGGTGCCTATCATATCTTTGTTCCGGCCCTTCTGAAGCCGGCACCTGCCGAACTGATCACGCTGCTCTGGGCGTTGAAGAACGACGGTCTCGACAAGCCGGGCTACGGCGATCTCATCCCCGTGCTTGCCGCCGGCCGCACCTCGGTCGTCACCGATCCGAGCTTCGAGCGGATGTTCTACAAGCTCGCCGGCTTCCGCTTCCTCGGCAAGCGCGCCGTGCGCATCGACATTCTGGAGCGGCTTGCCGATATCATCCGTCCGCTGCTGCAATGGAAGCCCGGTCAGAGCAATCGTCCGGAGGGCGCCTATGACGGTCGCCGTTTCACGACGACGACGGCGATGCTGTCGATTCTCGGGGCGACGCTCGAGGACATGGAAGAGATCCTCAAGGGCCTCGGCTATCGCGCCGATGCCGTGAAGGCGGAAGAGGCGTCGGCCCATCTTGCGGCGCAGGACGCGGCTTCAGCCCCTGCCGCCTCCGCGGAAACATCCGCGGAAGAAGCGGCAGAAAAAGCCGATCACGATGATGCCGACGGAGCGACGGAAGAGGCTGTTTCCGAGCCGACCCAAGCCGAGCCGGCTTCGACGGCGGCCGACGTCCCCGCCACAGAAGCGAACGACAGCAACGCTGCGGCCGAAGTGACCGAGGCAACCGCTTCGGCAGAGACTGCCGCCTCCGGGGAAGCTGGCGAGCCGGCGGAACCGAAGCCGGTTCTTTTGTGGCGTCTCGGCGGCCGCAATGACAACCATCGCCAAGCACGCGGCGGCCATGGCGAACGCCGGGGCGGCCAGAACCATGAGCGCGGCGAACGCAATCGCCGTCCGAACGGCGGTGAAGGCGGCGAAGGCAATCGCGGCGGCGACGGGCGCGACAACCGCCACGGCCGCGGCAAGGACGGTGGCGGCCGTGACGGTGGCAGACCGCAGCAAGCAAGGGGCGAGCGCAAGGACCAGCCGCGCGGTGATCGTCAGGACCGTGGCGATCGGAAGGACCGCGGCGAGCGGAACGATCGCAATGACCGTAACGACCGCAACAACAATCGCGGCGCCCAGCCGCTGCGCTTCGAGGCCAAGCCGCCGCGCAAGGAGAAGCCGATCGATCCGGATTCTCCCTTCGCCAAGCTCGCAGCTCTCAAGGAACAGATGAAGAAGTAATCATGGGCGGGGAGACACAGCCGGCAAGCGGTTCGCGCCAGCGCATCGACAAGTGGCTGTTTTTCACGCGCATGGTGAAGTCGCGCTCGCTGGCCCAGAGTCACGTCCAGTCGGGGCACGTGCGCATCAACGGCGAGCGCTGCAGTCACCCGAGCCAGATGGTCAAGCCGGGCGACCGCGTCGAACTGACGCTGGAGCGGCGCGATGTCATTCTCATCGTGCGTCTCGCCGGGGAGCGGCGGGGTCCCTACGAGAAGGCCCGCCTGCTCTACGACGACCAATCCCCGCCGCCGGATGAGACAAAACGTCTCACGCCGTATGAGCAAGCGACCCGGGGGGCGGGTACCGGCCGTCCGACCAAAAAGGAAAGACGTGCAATCGACAGGCTGATGTCGGACGAGGATTAGAAAACTCTGTCTGTGGCGGCGGCTTTGCAGATCGTTTACCCTTGAAATCCGGCGCTAAAGCCGATAGGTCACTGACAACCTGCCGGAAGCGTGCTTGCCTGCCAAGCCTGTCCACGCTTCGCCCGGCACGGGGATAGGCGCGACGTTCCAGGTTGCCCGGCCCCATCCGCTTGAAATCCTGGAGTTCTTCATGACCTATGTCGTGACCGACAATTGCATCAAGTGCAAATATACCGATTGCGTGGAAGTCTGCCCTGTCGACTGCTTTTATGAAGGCGAGAATTTTCTCGTCATCCATCCGGACGAATGCATCGATTGCGGCGTCTGCGAACCGGAATGTCCCGCCGAGGCGATCAAGCCGGATACCGAGCCGGGCCTCGACAAGTGGCTGAAGATCAATACCGAATATGCCAGCATTTGGCCGAATATCACGGTCAAGAAGGATCCGTTGCCGGAGGCCAAGGAAATGGACGGCCAGACCGGAAAATTCGAGAAATATTTCTCCCAAAAGCCGGGTTCCGGCGATTAAGACGGCTGTCCGATTTCGTCGCCGGATGCGGGCCGTTGAGCGGTGAAACGTTTTAAATCCTGCGTCTGGCATATGGGTGATCTGTGTTGCCCGCATGACTCAGACGAAGCAAATTATTGATTTCCTCATATTTTTGTGATAGGTTTCGCCTACTGTTCCATTTGTGGCATGACGCATGCCCAAAACCATCACGAAAGCAAAACCAATCCGTACGCGGTTTCCGTGACATATCAACGCTTTGAGCGCCGGGTCCCCAGATCGCGCGCAAGAAGTCCTTGCTTTTGCCTGATGGGACCAGAGTGAAGTCACCCGACGGATGCAACCGTCTCAACCGGGCCTGACTGACCCGGCTCCGGCCGCCGCCGGAAGCGTAACAGGGAGTTTTTGAATAGAATGACGACTCAGCAGAAAAAGCCTTCTACAGCACGTCACGGCTTCAAGACCGGTGAATCGATCGTCTACCCCGCTCATGGCGTCGGTACCATCACCGCTATCGAAGAGCAAGAAGTTGCCGGCATGAAGCTCGAACTTTTCGTTATCGATTTCGAAAAGGACAAGATGCGCCTTAAAGTTCCGGTCGCGAAGGCGATGAGCATCGGAATGCGCAAGCTTTCGGAAACGGATTTCGTCGATCGTGCGTTGAAGGTTGTGCAGGGCAAGGCGCGCGTCAAGCGCACCATGTGGTCCCGCCGCGCCCAGGAATATGATGCCAAGATCAATTCCGGTGATCTGATTTCCATCGCTGAAGTCGTGCGTGATCTCTATCGTGCAGAGAACCAGCCCGAGCAGTCCTATTCCGAGCGCCAGCTCTACGAAGCAGCGCTCGATCGCATGGCGCGCGAAATCGCCGCTGTCAACAAGATGTCGGAAACCGAAGCCGTCCGCCTCGTCGAGACCAATCTCAACAAGGGTCCGAAGCGCGGCAAGGCGATTGAAGAAGACGATTCGCAGGACGAAGCCGCTTAAGGCAAGCCTGTCTCTCCCAAAAAAACCCGGCCGTCGCGCCGGGTTTTTTATTGGAACTTTTTCCCGACTGACGCGTTTACCACACGTAATTGCGGACTGCTCGTCGGGCGCAAACTCGTCGGGCGAACTGCTATTCCGTCAATATTCGGTGAGGAGCGGATCATGCCTTTTCAATATTGCCCGTTCGGCAACGTGAAGAAACAAGTCCGACCCAGCCGTCTTAGCGGCACGTGATGAGAGATAGGGCCTCTCCCTGAAAAGTCCAGGGGTGAGGCCCTTTTGCATTCGGAACCCCATTCAGTCCGGACAGCGATGTTCCGGAATGTGAGTTTTATTGTCCATTTTGAGGGCGAAGGCCTTTCGGGAGATCGAAATGAAGAACATGTCTGCAGATCGGCGCATGATCAAAATCGCGATGGCCGCCCCCTATCTCGCCCGTCAGGAAGAGCATGATCTCGCCACCCGCTGGAAAGATCACGATGATCGCGGTGCACGCAACCAAATCGCCATGGCGCATATGCGGCTGGTTATCTCCATGGCTGGCAAGTTCCGCAATTTCGGTCTGCCGATGAGCGACCTCGTGCAAGAGGGCTATGTGGGCCTGCTGGAAGCCGCCGCGCGTTTCGAACCGGAACGTGACGTGCGCTTTTCGACCTATGCCAGCTGGTGGATCAGGGCGTCGATCCAGGACTATATCCTGCGCAACTGGTCGATCGTGCGCGGCGGCACCAGTTCGGCGCAGAAGGCGCTGTTCTTCAATCTGCGCCGTCTGCGCGCCAAGCTCGCGAGAGGCGATACGCAACTGACTCTGCAATCCATTCATCAGGAAATCGCCGCTGCCCTCGGCGTCAGCCTCGCCGATGTCCAGACCATGGATGCCAGGCTTTCCGGCAACGACGCTTCGCTGCAGGCGCCTTCCGTCTCCGGCGATGCCGAGAGCGCGGAAAAGATGGATTTCCTCGTCAGCGACGATCCGCTGCCGGACGAGCAAGTTTCCAATATGATCGACGGCGAGCGCCGCCGCGTCTGGCTCGCTTCGGCGCTGAAACATCTCAACGAACGTGAGATGAAGATCATCAGCGCCCGGCGCCTGGCGGAAGACGGCGCCACGCTCGAAGAACTGGGCGCCGATCTCGGCATTTCCAAGGAGCGCGTGCGCCAGATCGAAAGCCGGGCGATGGAAAAGCTTCGTAGCGCGCTGGTCAGCGCCGACCCGCATATGGCGGCCTACGCCTGAACTTCTTTACCCTCCAGCAGCACTGCCTGGCCCGGCGCAAGCCGGGCTTTTTTCATTCGGCGATGATTTTGACGCGATCGCCAGGGGAAACGGCCGCACCCGTCGGCAGGGCATTGATGAGCTTGAAGAGATCAAGCTTGCGATCGGTGCCCATCATGCGCGCGGCAAGCGTCGAGATGTTCTCGCCTGGCCGGACCGTGACGACACGAATGCGCAGCGGCTTCAGCGAGGCTGCCTCCGCCGGTGTCATGCGCCGGAAACTGGCGCGCAGAACATTGGCCGTCGGTTCGAGGGCGTCGCTGCCCTTCGGTACGGCGGTCAGGAAACGGAAGATCTGCGCATTGTTGCGGATGACGGTGACATCGAAATCCCAGCGGTCGGCACTTGCGCGAGCGGTGGCTGCTTCCATGCCATTGACGGTGATCTGTTGAATGGTCGATGGGTCGAGACCGGTCACCCAGCCGCTGGAGATATAGTTTGTGAGGCTCTGGTTCTGGTTGTCGGCAACGCCATCGAAGCGGACGGCGATGTCGTTGGGGCCGGTGGCCATCACGGCTTCGACCTTATTGTCGATCTTGAAGTCCTCCGGTACGTCGAAGCGGATGCCGAGGCCGCCATGCAGGAAAGTCTGGCCGCGTACGTAGCCTTCTTCCGGACTGTCGCCATAGAGCAGGCCGTCAATGCCATCGAGATAATAGTCGCGACCCTTGTCGCCGACCCTCCCTTCCTGGCCGAAGGCGCGCGCATGGGTGCGGGCAAGCTCGATGCGCTGGGCGGAGTTCGGATGGCTCGAGAGGAAGTCGAGGCTCTGGTCGGCTTCCGGGTCGACCGACATGAAGCGGCTGTAGGCCGCCATCGAATCGAGGAAACGGGCGGCGGCATAGGGGTCGTAACCGGCTTCGCCGAGCATGCGCACGCCGATGACATCGGCCTGCAGCTCCTGCTGGCGGGAGAAAGCGGCAAGCCTGAGCTTGCCCCGGGCAAGCGCCTGCTTGCCGGCGATGTCGCTCGATAGGACCTCGGCGACGACGCGGCTGGCAATGACTTCGGCTTCTTCGCGCTTCTGCCGCTCGATACCGTGATTCGCTGTCACGTGGCCCATTTCGTGCGACAGCACAGCGGCGACTTCCGAGGCGTCGTTGGCAAGGGCAAGCAGACCGCGGGTGACGTAGAGGTAACCGCCCGGCAGCGCGAAGGCGTTGATCGCAGGCGAGTTCAGGATGGTGATACGGTAGGACTGGCTCGGATTTTCCGACACCGCCGTCAGCGCGCCGGCAATGCGGGCGACGAGGCGCTCGGTCTTGGCATCCTTGTATTCGCCGCCGTAGCTTGCCACGATGCGCGGATGCTCGCGGGCACCCATCGCCGCGCGCGGATCGTTCTTCTGCACCTCGTCGACGATCTGCGGATTGGAGGAAGGCGAGATGCTCGGCTGGTAGGATTGTTCGATCAGCGACTGACACCCGTTCAGCGCCATTCCGACGGTTGAAAGCAGCATCAGGCGGCGGGCGAAGCGCCGCGTCGCAGAGATGACATCACTGGAAAGCGCGGGCGATTTCCACGTCGTCAAGCTGTCCAGTCTGGTTCTCTGCATCATGTCGCTGTTTTGCCGGTTTGCCGCAGATGGAGACCGGCCTTGGCAAGGGGAACTCAACAGGTGCGCACCCCTGATCTCGCGCCGCATGCTAGGCCGATACACGTCGTTGCTGTAACTGATTTACGCATCGGTTGCATAGCGAGACTCTGTTTAATTGTGGCGCCGTTGCATTTTAGCAAGCCTCAGGCATCGAGGTCTCCCTTCGCTCGGATGAAATTATGGCGAAAGTTCCGTCACCAGTCATAGATTTGTCAGAGGCGCGGAAAAAGAACGGCATGATTGAAGCAACAGGTGGGATAACGGCAGCCCTGCGAGAAAATCGCAACTTTTGATCTATCTATGCGATAGAGAACGTCTGCTGGTGCATATTCCCATTATGTAGTCTATTCCGCCGCTTCCGCCGCCGCCGATTGCGGTCGCTTCGTTTCGCCGGTGCGCGGCAGTTGC
Coding sequences:
- a CDS encoding acetyl-CoA C-acetyltransferase, which translates into the protein MSNSSVVIASAGRTAVGSFNGAFATVPAHELGAAVIKGALARAGVDAGEVDEVILGQVLAAGEGQNPARQAAIKAGLPKETTAWGVNQLCGSGLRAVALGMQQIATGDARIIVAGGQESMSMAPHAAHLRSGTKMGDMKMVDTMIKDGLTDAFHGYHMGITAENVARQWQLSRDDQDQFAVASQNKAEAAQKAGRFTDEIIPYIIQTRKGDVTVDSDEYIRHGATLEAMGKLRPAFDKEGTVTAANASGLNDGAAAAVLMSEAEATRRGIQPLARIVSWATAGVDPSIMGTGPIPASRKALEKAGWSVNDLDLVEANEAFAAQACAVSKDLGWDPSIVNVNGGAIAIGHPIGASGARILNTLLFEMKRRGAKKGLATLCIGGGMGVAMCFEAL
- a CDS encoding beta-ketoacyl-ACP reductase → MSRVALVTGGTRGIGAAISMALKNAGYRVAATYAGNDEKAHAFHDVTGVAVFKWDVSDYAACGEGITKVEREIGPVEILVNNAGITRDAMFHKMTPQQWHEVINTNLTGLFNMTHQVWSGMRDRGFGRIVNISSINGQKGQMGQANYSAAKAGDLGFTKALAQEGAAKNITVNAICPGYIGTEMVLAVPEKVLNERIIPQIPVGRLGEPEEIARCVTFLVSDDAGFITGSTLTANGGQFFV
- a CDS encoding glycine zipper domain-containing protein, with the translated sequence MMKKIVLIGALVGALASCTATEQGTAIGAGTGAVIGGAVTNSWGGAAVGAVAGGLTGALIGQSVERRGYCIYRDRYGRRYEARCRY
- a CDS encoding DUF3309 family protein produces the protein MLGTILLVILILLLIGALPNWGYSRGWGYGPSGGLGLVLVIIIILVLMGRI
- a CDS encoding helicase-related protein, which translates into the protein MTLTSQPMILSGRGVTAVLGPTNTGKTHYAIERMVAHGTGVIGLPLRLLAREVYTRVVEKVGLQNVALVTGEEKISPPNARFSVCTVEAMPRETKAAFVAIDEVQLAGDLERGHIFTDRILHLRGRDETLLLGAGTMRPILQQILPGVTIVERPRLSHLLYAGQKKITRLPQRSAIVAFSADEVYAIAELIRRQRGGAAVVLGALSPRTRNAQVALYQAGDVEYLVATDAIGMGLNLDVDHVAFAQDRKFDGYQFRNLNPAELGQIAGRAGRHVRDGTFGVTGQVSPFDEEVVQRIEGHEFDNVKVLQWRTTEMDFSSIQSLRASLEAGPRVPGLTRALPAVDQQALEQLSRYPEVIDLADRPARVEKLWEACALPDYRRITPAQHADLISTLFSDLVRYGTVNEQFLAEQVHRSDRTDGEIDTLSARIAQIRTWTYVSNRPGWLADPTHWQEKTREIEDRLSDALHERLTKRFVDRRTSVLMKRLRENAMLEAEISVNGDVFVEGHHVGQLSGFRFTPVGGTDGPDAKAVQAASQKALALEFEARAARLHAAGNSDLAIGSDGLIRWLGDPVARLSGSDHVMRPRVILLADEQLTGNARDHVAARIERFVNHHISTVLKPLDDLSRAEDLQGLAKGLAFQLVENLGVLFRRDVTEEVKSLDQEARASMRRYGVRFGAYHIFVPALLKPAPAELITLLWALKNDGLDKPGYGDLIPVLAAGRTSVVTDPSFERMFYKLAGFRFLGKRAVRIDILERLADIIRPLLQWKPGQSNRPEGAYDGRRFTTTTAMLSILGATLEDMEEILKGLGYRADAVKAEEASAHLAAQDAASAPAASAETSAEEAAEKADHDDADGATEEAVSEPTQAEPASTAADVPATEANDSNAAAEVTEATASAETAASGEAGEPAEPKPVLLWRLGGRNDNHRQARGGHGERRGGQNHERGERNRRPNGGEGGEGNRGGDGRDNRHGRGKDGGGRDGGRPQQARGERKDQPRGDRQDRGDRKDRGERNDRNDRNDRNNNRGAQPLRFEAKPPRKEKPIDPDSPFAKLAALKEQMKK
- a CDS encoding RNA-binding S4 domain-containing protein codes for the protein MGGETQPASGSRQRIDKWLFFTRMVKSRSLAQSHVQSGHVRINGERCSHPSQMVKPGDRVELTLERRDVILIVRLAGERRGPYEKARLLYDDQSPPPDETKRLTPYEQATRGAGTGRPTKKERRAIDRLMSDED
- the fdxA gene encoding ferredoxin FdxA produces the protein MTYVVTDNCIKCKYTDCVEVCPVDCFYEGENFLVIHPDECIDCGVCEPECPAEAIKPDTEPGLDKWLKINTEYASIWPNITVKKDPLPEAKEMDGQTGKFEKYFSQKPGSGD
- a CDS encoding CarD family transcriptional regulator, with amino-acid sequence MTTQQKKPSTARHGFKTGESIVYPAHGVGTITAIEEQEVAGMKLELFVIDFEKDKMRLKVPVAKAMSIGMRKLSETDFVDRALKVVQGKARVKRTMWSRRAQEYDAKINSGDLISIAEVVRDLYRAENQPEQSYSERQLYEAALDRMAREIAAVNKMSETEAVRLVETNLNKGPKRGKAIEEDDSQDEAA
- a CDS encoding RNA polymerase factor sigma-32 encodes the protein MKNMSADRRMIKIAMAAPYLARQEEHDLATRWKDHDDRGARNQIAMAHMRLVISMAGKFRNFGLPMSDLVQEGYVGLLEAAARFEPERDVRFSTYASWWIRASIQDYILRNWSIVRGGTSSAQKALFFNLRRLRAKLARGDTQLTLQSIHQEIAAALGVSLADVQTMDARLSGNDASLQAPSVSGDAESAEKMDFLVSDDPLPDEQVSNMIDGERRRVWLASALKHLNEREMKIISARRLAEDGATLEELGADLGISKERVRQIESRAMEKLRSALVSADPHMAAYA
- a CDS encoding M48 family metalloprotease; the protein is MMQRTRLDSLTTWKSPALSSDVISATRRFARRLMLLSTVGMALNGCQSLIEQSYQPSISPSSNPQIVDEVQKNDPRAAMGAREHPRIVASYGGEYKDAKTERLVARIAGALTAVSENPSQSYRITILNSPAINAFALPGGYLYVTRGLLALANDASEVAAVLSHEMGHVTANHGIERQKREEAEVIASRVVAEVLSSDIAGKQALARGKLRLAAFSRQQELQADVIGVRMLGEAGYDPYAAARFLDSMAAYSRFMSVDPEADQSLDFLSSHPNSAQRIELARTHARAFGQEGRVGDKGRDYYLDGIDGLLYGDSPEEGYVRGQTFLHGGLGIRFDVPEDFKIDNKVEAVMATGPNDIAVRFDGVADNQNQSLTNYISSGWVTGLDPSTIQQITVNGMEAATARASADRWDFDVTVIRNNAQIFRFLTAVPKGSDALEPTANVLRASFRRMTPAEAASLKPLRIRVVTVRPGENISTLAARMMGTDRKLDLFKLINALPTGAAVSPGDRVKIIAE